The Deinococcus wulumuqiensis R12 genome has a window encoding:
- a CDS encoding phosphopentomutase, translating into MHFTVIVLDSVGAGALPDAEQFGDGGAHTLNHTLEKAPVALPNLARLGLGRVPTVQTSAQTIPADVDVAGAYGRMREVSPGKDTSTGHWEFMGVQLQHPFQVFPDGFPPAVMDKFDAATGRGHLCNQPYSGTDVIRDFGEEHVRTGFPIVYTSADSVFQIAAHEDVVPLETLYAWCQAAREILQGEYAVARVIARPFRGQHPFERANEHRKDYSLTPPPTVLDALKEAGKDVVGIGKIPDIYAGQGFTESIHTDDNADGIRKTLERMKRGVDGLIFTNLVDTDAKFGHRRDPAGYSNALAEFDRALPEILAALPESGTLLILSDHGNDPTWHGTDHTREYGLLLAYRPGLGARDLGERETFADVGATVAEALGAAWNGPGTSFWNDLQ; encoded by the coding sequence ATGCACTTCACTGTCATCGTTCTGGATTCCGTGGGGGCGGGGGCGCTGCCCGACGCCGAGCAATTTGGCGATGGGGGCGCACACACCCTCAACCACACCCTCGAAAAGGCCCCTGTGGCGCTCCCCAACCTCGCCCGCCTGGGCCTGGGCCGCGTGCCGACGGTCCAGACTTCGGCCCAGACCATTCCCGCCGATGTGGACGTGGCAGGCGCCTATGGCCGGATGCGCGAAGTCAGCCCCGGTAAGGACACCAGCACGGGCCACTGGGAATTCATGGGCGTGCAGCTTCAGCACCCGTTTCAGGTGTTTCCCGACGGCTTCCCGCCTGCCGTGATGGACAAATTCGACGCGGCGACGGGGCGCGGGCATCTGTGCAACCAGCCCTACAGCGGCACCGACGTGATTCGGGATTTTGGGGAAGAACACGTCAGGACGGGGTTCCCCATCGTGTACACCAGCGCCGACAGCGTGTTCCAGATTGCCGCGCACGAGGACGTGGTGCCGCTGGAGACGCTCTACGCCTGGTGCCAGGCCGCCCGCGAGATTTTGCAGGGCGAGTACGCGGTGGCCCGCGTGATTGCCCGGCCTTTCCGGGGCCAGCATCCCTTCGAGCGGGCAAACGAGCACCGCAAGGATTACTCGCTCACGCCGCCGCCCACCGTGCTCGATGCCCTGAAGGAGGCGGGCAAGGACGTGGTGGGCATCGGCAAGATTCCCGACATCTACGCCGGGCAGGGCTTTACCGAGAGCATCCACACCGACGACAACGCCGACGGCATCCGCAAGACGCTGGAGCGCATGAAGCGCGGAGTAGACGGCCTGATTTTCACCAATCTGGTGGACACCGACGCCAAATTTGGACACCGCCGCGACCCGGCGGGCTACAGCAACGCCCTGGCCGAGTTCGACCGCGCCCTGCCCGAAATCCTCGCCGCGCTGCCGGAAAGCGGCACCCTGCTGATTCTCTCCGACCACGGCAACGACCCGACCTGGCACGGCACCGACCACACCCGCGAATACGGCCTGCTGCTGGCCTATCGCCCCGGCCTGGGTGCGCGGGATTTGGGCGAACGCGAAACCTTTGCCGACGTGGGTGCAACGGTAGCGGAAGCGCTGGGGGCGGCGTGGAACGGCCCCGGCACGTCCTTCTGGAACGACTTGCAATGA